In Trichomycterus rosablanca isolate fTriRos1 chromosome 4, fTriRos1.hap1, whole genome shotgun sequence, one DNA window encodes the following:
- the dusp19b gene encoding dual specificity protein phosphatase 19b, producing the protein MKSLSEELQSFSTARLKKQTTRVTTATGKVIIEKRNGDDGFVGEVGDQEEGSAAACGFVQDFSLDLQVGIITPFLLLSSQDAASDIETLQQFKVTHILNVAYGVENAFPEHFTYKTVPMLDLPETKLTSYFLQCFEFIDQARKQDDGVVLLHCNAGVSRSASVAIAYLMTNLKMSFAEAYNQVKSARPSIQPNPGFLAQLQQYVP; encoded by the exons atgaaatCTTTAAGTGAAGAGCTGCAGAGTTTCTCCACAGCGAGACTAAAGAAACAAACCACAAGAGTAACTACGGCTACCGGGAAGGTCATTATAGAAAAGCGAAATGGAGATGATGGGTTTGTTGGAGAAGTCGGAGATCAGGAGGAGGGGAGCGCCGCCGCCTGTGGTTTTGTTCAAGACTTCAGCTTGGATTTGCAAGTGGGCATCATCACACCCTTTCTTCTCCTCT CCTCTCAAGATGCTGCTAGTGACATCGAGACACTGCAACAATTCAAG GTTACTCATATACTAAATGTGGCTTATGGAGTGGAGAATGCTTTTCCTGAACACTTTACCTATAAAACGGTTCCCATGCTGGACCTGCCAGAGACGAAGCTCACTTCTTACTTCCTACAGTGCTTCGAGTTCATCGATCAAGCCAGAAAACAG GACGATGGTGTTGTGCTGCTGCACTGTAATGCAGGCGTGTCCCGATCAGCCTCTGTCGCTATTGCTTACCTGATGACGAATCTGAAGATGTCATTTGCAGAAGCATATAACCAAGTTAAATCAGCTCGACCTTCAATCCAGCCAAACCCCGGCTTCCTCGCTCAGCTGCAGCAGTATGTACCATGA
- the pnp5a gene encoding purine nucleoside phosphorylase 5a: protein MYPEGNTGYSYEECRATADWLMAQTALRPLVGLVCGSGLGGLAELLKDQVVFNYRDIPNFPQSTVHGHAGRLVFGTLKGRPCVCMQGRFHLYEGYPIQKITLPMRIFKLMGVETVILTNAAGGLNQDFKVGDIMIMKDHINMPGFAGNNPLTGPNDERFGVRFPCMSDAYDRELQQLAMDVGTELGYGDFLKEGVYCVVGGPSFETIAECRMLHKLGADAVGMSTVHEVIVARHCGMRVFGLSLITNRAVMDYDSEEKANHEEVLETGKQRALQLERLVSTLVTRIGHNNFF from the exons ATGTATCCTGAGGGCAACACCGG GTACAGCTATGAGGAGTGCAGGGCTACGGCTGACTGGCTGATGGCCCAGACTGCATTACGTCCCCTGGTAGGCCTTGTGTGCGGCTCTGGTCTGGGTGGACTGGCTGAGTTGCTGAAAGATCAAGTGGTCTTTAACTACAGAGACATCCCCAATTTCCCCCAAAGCACAG TGCATGGTCATGCTGGGCGTCTTGTGTTTGGGACCCTGAAAGGGAGACCATGTGTCTGCATGCAGGGCCGGTTCCATCTGTATGAAGGATATCCTATTCAAAAG ATTACTCTGCCTATGCGGATATTTAAGCTAATGGGCGTGGAGACGGTGATCCTTACAAACGCTGCTGGAGGCCTCAATCAGGACTTCAAGGTGGGAGACATCATGATCATGAAAGACCATATAAACATGCCTGGATTTGCTGGCAACAATCCCTTGACAGGACCTAACGATGAAAG GTTTGGTGTGCGGTTTCCCTGCATGTCTGATGCATACGATCGAGAGCTTCAGCAACTGGCCATGGATGTAGGCACGGAGCTGGGTTACGGGGACTTTCTTAAAGAGGGGGTGTACTGTGTGGTCGGAGGACCTTCGTTCGAGACCATTGCAGAGTGTCGCATGCTGCACAAACTAGGAGCTGATGCTGTTG GCATGAGCACGGTTCATGAGGTGATCGTGGCTCGTCACTGTGGCATGCGTGTCTTTGGCCTGTCTCTGATAACCAACCGTGCAGTGATGGACTACGACAGTGAAGAGAAGGCTAATCATGAAGAGGTTCTAGAGACGGGAAAACAGAGGGCATTGCAGCTGGAGAGACTGGTGTCCACTTTGGTCACTCGCATAGGGCACAACAACTTCTTTTAA